From a region of the Arachis ipaensis cultivar K30076 chromosome B09, Araip1.1, whole genome shotgun sequence genome:
- the LOC107616399 gene encoding uncharacterized protein LOC107616399: MSTDGAERSDTLIKGKCEIGGKILITLFDTGASHSFISFEKANELGLKITMLNYDLQVHTPASETVITGLGCQQFPFQIKHRTFVHDLIYLAMTGLDLILGLDRLSKNHVLLYYFERSLQFMSEGSEGPVVANGYYLNSVMVNCSGKVFPEDIPEFPPSREIEFAIELVPGAGPISIAPY; the protein is encoded by the exons ATGTCGACGGATGGTGCTGAGAGGTCAGACACTCTAATCAAAGGTAAATGTGAAATTGGTGGTAAAATCTTAATTACTTTATTTGATACTGGGGCATCACATTCATTTATATCATTTGAGAAAGCCAATGAGTTGGGATTGAAGATAACCATGCTAAACTATGATTTGCAAGTACATACTCCTGCCTCTGAGACTGTCATAACTGGATTAGGTTGTCAAcaatttccattccaaattaagCACCGAACTTTTGTCCATGATTTAATTTATCTGGCGATGACTGGCCTCGATCTCATTCTGGGATTGGATCGGTTATCAAAGAACCATGTTCTcctttattattttgaaagatcACTGCAGTTTATGTCGGAAGGTTCAGAAGGACCAGTGGTGGCGAATGGATATTATTTAAATTCTGTCATGGTGAATTGTAGTGGAA AAGTATTCCCTGAAGACATACCTGAATTTCCTCCCTCCCGAGAAATCgaatttgcaattgagttggtTCCTGGAGCAGGACCGATTTCAATTGCGCCTTACTGA
- the LOC107618002 gene encoding agglutinin-2, which yields MASPHLLSLLSAITIFLTLLSRAHSQDNFTEFTFSKFDSTNIKSLIFQGDAKLSSNYIQLTKTNPTNGNPLKNSVGRVIHSSLIHLWNSKQTPPQFSTIETTFKIRLTSPTREIAGDGLTFFIAPASISKTPIPNDSDGGYFGLFGNNTLPSTVDYPNSPNPIIFVEFDNYVDGRWDPTYKHIGINVNTTRSRAAIPWDRKNGEILTVKVEYNPFNKLLYVTSSYGSDIPYEVSSSVELNGLPEYVKVGFSASTGDSAVENHDLISWSFSSWLHNVSALTTTAQLNQPLQAPEATHASLFSA from the coding sequence ATGGCTTCTCCCcaccttctctctctcctttccgcCATAACCATCTTCCTCACACTCCTCTCCAGGGCACACTCACAAGACAACTTCACCGAGTTCACCTTCTCCAAATTCGACTCCACGAACATTAAAAGCCTCATCTTCCAGGGCGATGCAAAGCTCTCATCAAACTACATCCAACTCACCAAAACAAACCCCACCAACGGCAACCCTCTCAAGAACAGCGTCGGAAGAGTCATCCACTCCTCCCTCATTCATCTCTGGAACAGCAAACAAACCCCTCCTCAATTCTCCACCATCGAAACCACCTTCAAGATCCGCCTCACTTCCCCCACAAGGGAGATCGCCGGCGACGGCCTCACCTTCTTCATTGCCCCCGCCAGCATCTCCAAGACCCCCATTCCCAACGACTCCGACGGCGGTTACTTCGGccttttcggcaacaacaccttgcCTTCCACCGTTGACTATCCAAACAGTCCTAACCCCATCATCTTCGTGGAGTTTGATAACTACGTCGATGGAAGGTGGGACCCTACTTACAAGCACATCGGAATCAACGTCAACACCACTAGATCTAGGGCTGCGATTCCATGGGATAGAAAAAATGGTGAGATCCTCACTGTAAAAGTTGAGTACAATCCTTTCAACAAGTTACTCTATGTTACTTCTTCTTACGGAAGTGACATCCCTTATGAGGTGTCTTCTTCCGTGGAATTAAACGGCCTGCCGGAGTATGTGAAAGTAGGGTTCTCCGCCTCCACCGGCGACAGCGCCGTCGAGAACCACGACCTCATCTCGTGGAGCTTCAGTTCTTGGTTGCACAATGTCTCTGCCTTGACCACCACTGCCCAACTCAACCAACCTCTACAAGCTCCAGAGGCTACACATGCTTCACTTTTCTCAGCTTGA